The following are encoded together in the Streptomyces flavofungini genome:
- a CDS encoding trypsin-like peptidase domain-containing protein, whose translation MTGWPGVAAGAPPVVAVLARADESAVGAAALLSAHRVLTCAHVVNEALGLAPLSEQRPVADVLQVGFERRTVRIKAQIEVWLPPRRGGGAAWQGDLCVLALSEPAPAGTAPVAWTEMAQGQRLRAWHGCGDPITFADARLKLLDDRLGYLDGELSGAPIGPGFSGGPLWTEGGTVAAGLVVGRLAHGGDAGHGLHAGQTVRRTWALPWQAIREQLYAAGADDVVDACRGTRAPVPDDPVAAELVAVLRSLLGDPAVRADHVRRLDSELGRATAHGAPAPAVEALAADLLATPRALPTLSESLVAAGPYGTRPEQLTPLLALGRAVSAAGLLSTSEFAFLERVLGQVVAADATLPARAAREALRFTPLPQPLCAARLRGPDVAAVIEELEGYHDPVPVSGSPPVPPLVHFVEFVAAAADRTPGDALRLWSERVCARLGVHAAARDQRRADAARWGAVASRSEPVVRLLAELAQDGSREPERYRCRLWQRLADGGMRRVETGTSEATLTPQQVGELIREAAELSAPAGTPLAVDVAVDRAGLHLPVDEWDAGSPNEFVPSLPLGVCYPVTLRCPEMSRRVPRREAEHRRRWADGHGRALVVDGAHADARQVAALLTAGHHDANQVVLHAPPALRGRLLEVCLALGVPVVLWDRDARGDGDADRLDPLTPTGLLHRLPDRVREFRVQVLAATTTAAGPSGRPSLVWEEPAAWQDPTAGEPGPWEGPRARLTDPDILVREGPGSRLADPGLPPRRGEHGPLPRTTPTTDPGRGAGTA comes from the coding sequence GTGACCGGGTGGCCGGGCGTGGCGGCGGGGGCGCCGCCGGTCGTCGCCGTGCTCGCGCGGGCGGACGAATCGGCTGTCGGAGCGGCCGCGCTGCTGTCCGCGCACCGGGTCCTGACCTGCGCGCACGTCGTCAACGAAGCGCTCGGTCTGGCGCCGTTGAGCGAGCAGCGGCCCGTCGCGGACGTGCTGCAGGTCGGATTCGAACGGCGGACGGTGCGGATCAAGGCGCAGATCGAGGTGTGGCTGCCGCCGCGCCGGGGCGGGGGCGCCGCGTGGCAGGGCGACCTGTGCGTGCTCGCGCTGAGCGAGCCCGCGCCGGCCGGGACGGCGCCGGTCGCCTGGACGGAGATGGCACAGGGGCAGCGGCTGCGGGCCTGGCACGGCTGCGGAGATCCGATCACGTTCGCGGACGCCCGCCTGAAGCTGCTCGACGACCGCCTCGGCTACCTCGACGGGGAGTTGTCGGGCGCCCCGATCGGCCCCGGCTTCAGCGGTGGCCCGCTGTGGACGGAGGGCGGGACGGTCGCGGCGGGCCTCGTCGTGGGGCGGCTCGCGCACGGCGGCGACGCGGGCCACGGGCTGCACGCCGGACAGACGGTGCGGCGCACCTGGGCGCTGCCGTGGCAGGCGATCCGCGAGCAGCTGTACGCCGCCGGGGCCGACGACGTCGTCGACGCGTGCCGCGGCACGCGGGCGCCGGTGCCCGACGACCCGGTCGCCGCCGAACTCGTCGCCGTGCTCAGGTCGTTGCTCGGCGACCCCGCCGTACGCGCCGACCATGTCCGCAGGCTCGACTCCGAGCTGGGCCGCGCCACCGCGCACGGCGCGCCCGCCCCGGCCGTCGAGGCCCTCGCCGCCGACCTGCTCGCCACGCCGAGGGCGCTGCCCACGCTCAGCGAGTCCCTGGTGGCGGCCGGACCGTACGGCACGCGGCCCGAGCAGCTGACGCCGCTGCTCGCCCTCGGCCGGGCCGTCAGCGCGGCCGGGCTGCTCTCGACGTCCGAGTTCGCCTTCCTGGAGCGGGTGTTGGGCCAGGTCGTGGCGGCCGACGCGACGCTTCCCGCACGGGCCGCGCGGGAGGCGCTGCGGTTCACGCCGCTGCCGCAGCCGCTGTGCGCCGCCCGGCTGCGCGGGCCCGATGTGGCGGCGGTGATCGAGGAACTGGAGGGCTATCACGACCCGGTGCCGGTCTCGGGTTCGCCGCCCGTGCCGCCCCTCGTGCACTTCGTCGAGTTCGTCGCGGCGGCCGCCGACAGGACTCCGGGTGACGCGCTGCGCCTCTGGAGCGAGCGGGTGTGCGCCCGGCTCGGCGTGCACGCGGCGGCCCGCGACCAGCGCCGCGCGGACGCCGCGCGCTGGGGGGCGGTGGCGTCCCGGTCCGAGCCGGTCGTGCGGCTCCTCGCGGAACTCGCGCAGGACGGCTCGCGGGAGCCGGAGCGCTACCGCTGCCGCCTGTGGCAGCGGCTCGCGGACGGCGGCATGCGCCGCGTGGAGACCGGTACGAGCGAGGCGACGCTGACGCCGCAGCAGGTCGGCGAGCTCATCAGGGAGGCCGCCGAGCTCTCCGCGCCGGCCGGTACGCCGCTCGCCGTGGACGTCGCCGTGGACCGCGCGGGCCTGCACCTGCCGGTCGACGAGTGGGACGCGGGCAGCCCCAACGAGTTCGTGCCGAGCCTGCCGCTCGGCGTCTGCTATCCGGTGACGCTGCGCTGCCCGGAGATGAGCCGCCGGGTGCCCCGGCGCGAGGCCGAGCACCGGCGCCGCTGGGCCGACGGGCACGGCCGCGCCCTCGTCGTCGACGGCGCGCACGCCGACGCCCGGCAGGTCGCCGCGCTCCTGACGGCCGGTCACCACGACGCCAACCAGGTCGTCCTGCACGCACCGCCCGCCCTGCGCGGCCGGCTCCTGGAGGTCTGCCTCGCGCTCGGCGTGCCGGTGGTGCTGTGGGACCGCGACGCCCGCGGCGACGGCGACGCGGACCGCCTCGACCCGCTCACCCCCACGGGGCTGCTGCACCGGCTCCCCGACCGCGTACGCGAGTTCCGGGTGCAGGTCCTCGCCGCCACGACCACGGCGGCCGGTCCCTCCGGCAGACCGTCGCTCGTCTGGGAGGAACCGGCCGCGTGGCAGGACCCGACGGCAGGGGAGCCCGGCCCGTGGGAGGGGCCCCGGGCCCGGTTGACCGACCCCGACATCCTCGTGAGGGAAGGCCCCGGGTCCCGGCTCGCCGACCCCGGCCTCCCTCCGCGGCGGGGAGAGCACGGCCCCCTGCCGCGTACGACCCCGACCACCGACCCCGGCCGAGGAGCAGGCACCGCATGA
- a CDS encoding AAA family ATPase, translating into MTEHWDQEQAEATGGAGWSEGGGSSGGAGAPGGTGPSGDWRLFRGDGRTRRVDFPEAPPWRRFTPAPDAGAGGTGARTHRPYLIGPDESDIVNAALLLRRPLLVTGHPGTGKSSLAHAVAHELGLGRVLTWPVNSRSTLRDALYGYDAIGRLRESNLRKEREESSGGAPAAPTAPSTPAAQGTPGTPGALSALSAPGKSGPPAPSTPPTPSSSPAPTGSPSTDIGSYVRLGPLGTALVPGERPRVLLVDELDKGDVDLPNDLLAVFEEGEFEIPELARLPEEEARVDVLTADPQVRAAVLRGRVRCSQFPVVVITSNGEREFPPAFLRRCVRLDLAEPDEQRLRDIVEAHLGDEALEGVDDLLRTFLARRAPGELATDQLLNAVFLRKGGVDLPPGALLDAVLHRLGGAV; encoded by the coding sequence ATGACAGAGCACTGGGACCAGGAGCAGGCCGAGGCGACCGGGGGCGCGGGGTGGTCCGAGGGCGGAGGGTCGTCCGGCGGCGCGGGGGCGCCCGGCGGCACGGGCCCGTCCGGGGACTGGCGGCTCTTCCGCGGTGACGGGCGGACCCGCCGCGTGGACTTCCCCGAGGCGCCGCCGTGGCGCCGCTTCACCCCCGCGCCCGACGCCGGGGCGGGCGGCACCGGCGCCCGGACACACCGCCCCTACCTCATCGGCCCCGACGAGTCAGACATCGTCAACGCCGCCCTGCTGCTGCGCCGCCCCCTGCTCGTCACCGGCCACCCCGGCACCGGCAAGTCCTCGCTCGCGCACGCCGTCGCGCACGAGCTGGGCCTCGGCCGCGTCCTGACCTGGCCGGTCAACAGCCGCTCCACGCTGCGCGACGCGCTCTACGGGTACGACGCGATCGGGCGGCTGCGGGAGTCCAACCTGCGCAAGGAGCGGGAGGAGAGCTCCGGGGGTGCCCCGGCCGCGCCGACCGCGCCGTCCACGCCGGCCGCGCAGGGCACACCGGGCACACCGGGCGCGCTGAGCGCGCTGAGCGCGCCGGGCAAGTCCGGCCCACCTGCCCCATCCACCCCACCTACCCCGTCCAGCTCACCCGCCCCGACTGGCTCCCCCAGCACCGACATCGGCTCCTACGTCCGCCTCGGGCCCCTCGGCACCGCGCTCGTCCCGGGCGAGCGACCCCGCGTGCTGCTCGTCGACGAACTCGACAAGGGGGACGTGGACCTGCCGAACGACCTGCTCGCCGTCTTCGAGGAGGGCGAGTTCGAGATCCCGGAGCTGGCACGGCTGCCGGAGGAGGAGGCGCGGGTCGACGTGCTCACGGCGGATCCGCAGGTGCGGGCGGCCGTGCTGCGCGGCCGGGTGCGCTGCTCCCAGTTCCCGGTCGTCGTGATCACCAGCAACGGCGAGCGCGAGTTCCCGCCCGCCTTCCTGCGCCGCTGTGTCCGGCTCGACCTGGCCGAGCCGGACGAGCAGCGCCTCCGCGACATCGTCGAGGCGCACCTGGGCGACGAGGCCCTGGAGGGCGTGGACGACCTGCTGCGGACCTTCCTCGCGCGGCGCGCCCCGGGCGAGTTGGCGACGGACCAGCTCCTGAACGCGGTGTTCCTGCGCAAGGGCGGCGTGGACCTGCCGCCCGGCGCCCTCCTGGACGCCGTACTGCACCGACTCGGCGGGGCGGTGTAG
- a CDS encoding SAV_2336 N-terminal domain-related protein — MGAEPPEDERDPTWEDGAVPVPESPPPDWPPASSWSELRAGGQHPPHEPRGAGDDAAARPWLPPESRPSQDMTDALRSRYALQSRYARRPAPPQPLRDVLATLSASGIALSREELLDALWLADRLPSDASAPLARATGLTPPLSPPDDLDAPITGPPPAEAVTDADPWGEGRASGSPTAAAQPPGYTPPTRRPPSGAVARGLPAPDARPAARGATPLHAGAVAPRVSPRASRALPVRTPGTTGLGAGQLQLGRALRPLKQSRPDPRRWELDEAASADSAAESGLADAVLRPGRARWLDLALLVDDGVSMLLWQRLAAETRQLLERSGAFRTVRVLGLDTRGAAAPLLGRAYSPGTAVLSPATVADPGGNTLVLVVSDGVGAAWRDGRMRTALKQWARCGPTAVLHALPEHLWDGSGLRAERWQVTTRRRGAPNLTWDVADPVLPPELASFDGIPVPVLAPEPDAVGAWATLVASPGTSAVLPLLAGPDPGATPALRARPSAGDAGTVGAVGDAGPTGGSGPTGAAGDAQGIAHPESAGRVEHTAHTEQTGWTGRTGQTEQTGHTESSNAAARAVLRFRAAASPQAYRLAAQLAALAPLSVPVMRLTQDALGAEVTTGHLAEVFLSGLMRRTADSGGLAPQHRTFDFTDAARGLLLTAAPAPDLVRTGRAVSRRLAELAGRSPDFPSWMAHPAGTEWADAGTRPFGWVDERLLRRLGVGGYRPPLSGGDGGARKAPRAPSAAAPWTSPDPEVPAYVDEPGSDWRSLTSGNPRRAGPWQLFARHLTARTTSGLFLGRFLGTGSVASVRLTRPGSVARGSLPRQVAALRSLNGRHAPLLTAVDPADEPAWFATGVIWDGDRPAPDLTRRTSASGHYDDPVAFARLGQQLAAALAGAHAAGIAHGDLAAARVLVADGEVFVTGWCVEEHPDGFAHDISQLASVLASVMGEGLPLAFHDLLRLCGSPLMHQRPSAADVADRFEEFARTHARGAVFGATIGHTASGAELVLDLDRMGPHGGLEGHGEDRIAVLDALVLGIAAHRSPADVQIVLVGDDPTRLLRRRTRSLPHVVLTCDAAGTARALGMELRRRQELADEARTTGTPLPAPSRLVVVLDRDHDEVSGLLPEGPQPELRVHIVSLMRHHTHDGADFVIDFTHGRLLPGPPCDGVLRHAGEATPFTVLPDPPLTPFSEPPPATTPVVDPTRQAQLVVEHRNAVAVGRAGRPEHALADLLRVAESQRLLLGPDHPETLDSTYELAILYTMSGRYDDALSLCADTAERRARALGPRDVHTLVAHQQCAFLLGRIGRHGESYSAYRAVLSSWNTTVGPYHPGTLLCRHNLAVALIMLGRHQEAAEEARAAYAGRALVHGPDHPDTLASGHELAVALRGAGRDAEACAVAVDVHLAREHVLGPQHPDTLATGGLLTPPKRPGG, encoded by the coding sequence GTGGGGGCGGAGCCGCCGGAGGACGAGCGGGACCCCACGTGGGAGGACGGGGCCGTCCCCGTACCGGAGTCGCCGCCTCCGGACTGGCCGCCCGCTTCCTCCTGGAGCGAGCTGCGGGCGGGCGGGCAGCACCCTCCGCACGAACCGCGGGGCGCGGGCGACGACGCCGCGGCCCGGCCCTGGCTCCCCCCGGAGAGCAGGCCCTCCCAGGACATGACGGACGCCCTCCGGTCCCGGTACGCCCTCCAGTCCCGGTACGCCCGGCGGCCCGCGCCCCCGCAGCCCCTCCGCGACGTCCTCGCCACCCTCTCCGCCAGCGGCATCGCCCTCTCCCGCGAGGAGTTGCTCGACGCCCTGTGGCTGGCGGACCGGCTGCCCTCGGACGCGTCCGCGCCGTTGGCGCGGGCGACCGGGCTCACACCGCCGCTTTCGCCCCCGGACGACCTCGACGCCCCGATCACCGGCCCACCACCCGCCGAAGCCGTCACCGACGCCGACCCGTGGGGCGAGGGCCGGGCCTCCGGGAGCCCCACCGCGGCGGCACAGCCTCCCGGGTACACGCCGCCGACCCGACGGCCGCCATCCGGCGCGGTCGCCCGTGGTCTGCCCGCCCCCGACGCCCGGCCCGCGGCCCGCGGCGCCACACCGCTGCACGCCGGTGCCGTTGCGCCACGCGTCTCCCCACGCGCCTCCCGCGCCCTGCCCGTCCGCACCCCCGGCACCACGGGGTTGGGCGCGGGCCAGCTCCAACTCGGGCGGGCACTGCGGCCGTTGAAGCAGAGCCGACCGGACCCGCGCCGGTGGGAGCTCGACGAGGCCGCGAGCGCCGACTCGGCCGCCGAGAGCGGGCTCGCGGACGCCGTCCTGCGCCCCGGCCGCGCGCGCTGGCTCGACCTGGCGCTGCTCGTGGACGACGGCGTGTCCATGCTGCTGTGGCAGCGGCTCGCCGCGGAGACCCGCCAACTGCTCGAACGCAGCGGCGCGTTCCGTACGGTACGGGTGCTCGGCCTCGACACCCGCGGCGCCGCCGCGCCCCTGCTGGGCCGCGCCTACAGCCCCGGCACGGCCGTCCTGTCCCCCGCCACCGTCGCCGACCCCGGCGGCAACACCCTGGTCCTCGTCGTCAGCGACGGCGTCGGCGCGGCCTGGCGCGACGGCCGGATGCGGACAGCCCTCAAGCAGTGGGCGAGGTGCGGCCCGACCGCCGTCCTGCACGCCCTGCCGGAGCACCTGTGGGACGGCTCCGGCCTGCGCGCCGAGCGCTGGCAGGTCACCACGCGGCGACGCGGCGCGCCCAACCTCACCTGGGACGTGGCCGATCCGGTGCTCCCGCCCGAACTCGCGTCGTTCGACGGCATCCCGGTGCCGGTGCTCGCGCCGGAGCCGGACGCGGTGGGGGCGTGGGCGACGCTGGTGGCGTCGCCGGGCACGAGCGCGGTGCTGCCGCTCCTGGCGGGGCCGGATCCGGGGGCGACGCCCGCGCTCCGCGCGCGCCCTTCCGCCGGGGATGCCGGGACCGTCGGGGCCGTGGGCGATGCCGGGCCCACCGGGGGTTCCGGGCCCACCGGAGCCGCCGGGGACGCCCAAGGCATCGCACATCCCGAATCCGCCGGGCGCGTCGAGCACACAGCGCACACCGAGCAGACCGGGTGGACCGGGCGGACCGGGCAGACCGAGCAGACCGGGCACACGGAAAGCTCCAACGCCGCCGCCCGAGCCGTCCTGCGCTTCCGTGCCGCCGCGTCCCCGCAGGCGTACCGCCTCGCCGCCCAACTGGCCGCGCTCGCGCCCCTTTCGGTGCCGGTGATGCGCCTGACGCAGGACGCGCTCGGCGCGGAGGTCACGACGGGGCACTTGGCGGAGGTCTTCCTCAGCGGGCTGATGCGCCGCACGGCGGACTCGGGCGGACTCGCGCCCCAGCACCGGACGTTCGACTTCACGGACGCGGCCCGCGGGCTGCTCCTGACCGCGGCCCCGGCACCGGACCTGGTACGGACGGGCCGGGCCGTGAGCCGACGCCTCGCCGAACTCGCGGGCCGTTCACCGGACTTCCCCTCCTGGATGGCGCATCCGGCGGGCACCGAGTGGGCCGACGCGGGGACGCGGCCGTTCGGGTGGGTGGACGAGCGGCTGCTGCGGCGGCTGGGGGTGGGCGGGTACCGGCCGCCGCTGTCCGGTGGTGACGGCGGCGCACGGAAGGCACCCCGTGCGCCGTCCGCCGCGGCCCCTTGGACCTCCCCGGACCCCGAAGTGCCCGCGTACGTCGACGAGCCCGGGTCGGACTGGCGCTCACTGACGTCGGGGAACCCGCGTCGGGCGGGCCCCTGGCAGCTGTTCGCCCGGCATCTCACGGCGCGTACGACGAGCGGTCTTTTCCTCGGCCGGTTCCTCGGCACGGGCAGCGTCGCTTCGGTGCGGCTGACCAGGCCCGGATCGGTCGCGAGGGGGTCACTGCCCCGCCAGGTGGCGGCGCTGCGCTCCCTGAACGGCAGGCACGCCCCGCTCCTGACAGCGGTCGACCCGGCCGACGAGCCCGCGTGGTTCGCGACCGGGGTGATCTGGGACGGCGACCGTCCCGCGCCCGACCTGACGCGCCGCACGAGCGCGTCGGGGCACTACGACGACCCTGTCGCGTTCGCCCGGCTCGGGCAGCAGTTGGCGGCCGCCCTCGCCGGGGCCCACGCGGCCGGGATCGCCCACGGCGACCTCGCGGCGGCGCGGGTCCTGGTCGCGGACGGCGAGGTGTTCGTGACGGGATGGTGCGTGGAGGAGCACCCGGACGGGTTCGCGCACGACATCAGCCAGTTGGCCTCGGTGCTGGCGTCGGTGATGGGTGAGGGCCTGCCGCTCGCGTTCCACGACCTGCTACGGCTGTGCGGCAGCCCGCTGATGCACCAGAGGCCGTCGGCGGCCGACGTCGCAGACCGGTTCGAGGAGTTCGCCCGAACCCACGCCCGGGGAGCCGTATTCGGCGCCACCATCGGCCACACGGCTTCGGGCGCCGAACTCGTGCTCGACCTCGACCGGATGGGCCCGCACGGTGGTCTCGAGGGACACGGCGAGGACAGGATCGCGGTCCTGGACGCGCTCGTCCTCGGCATCGCCGCCCACCGCTCCCCCGCCGATGTGCAGATCGTCCTGGTGGGCGACGACCCGACCCGGCTCCTGCGCCGACGGACGAGGAGCCTGCCCCACGTCGTGCTCACGTGCGACGCCGCGGGCACGGCCCGGGCACTGGGCATGGAGCTGAGGCGCCGCCAGGAGCTCGCCGACGAGGCACGGACCACGGGCACGCCGCTGCCCGCCCCGTCCCGCCTGGTCGTCGTCCTCGACCGCGACCACGACGAGGTGTCGGGCCTCCTGCCGGAGGGGCCACAGCCTGAACTCCGGGTACACATCGTGTCTCTGATGCGTCATCACACGCACGACGGCGCAGACTTCGTCATCGACTTCACCCACGGACGCCTGCTCCCCGGCCCGCCGTGTGACGGCGTCCTCCGGCACGCAGGCGAGGCCACCCCCTTCACCGTCCTGCCCGACCCGCCCCTGACTCCGTTCTCCGAGCCACCCCCGGCCACCACCCCCGTCGTCGATCCCACCCGCCAGGCCCAGCTCGTCGTGGAGCACCGCAACGCCGTGGCCGTCGGCCGCGCTGGCCGCCCCGAGCACGCGCTCGCGGACCTGCTGCGCGTCGCCGAGAGCCAGCGCCTGCTGCTCGGCCCCGACCATCCGGAAACCCTCGACAGCACCTACGAACTGGCGATCCTGTACACGATGTCGGGCCGTTACGACGATGCTCTCAGCCTCTGCGCGGACACCGCGGAGCGCCGGGCGCGCGCCCTCGGCCCGCGGGACGTCCACACTCTCGTCGCCCACCAGCAGTGCGCGTTCCTCCTCGGCCGCATCGGCCGTCACGGGGAGTCGTACTCCGCCTATCGCGCCGTCCTGTCGTCCTGGAACACCACCGTCGGCCCGTACCACCCCGGCACGCTCCTGTGCCGCCACAACCTGGCCGTCGCCCTGATCATGCTCGGCCGCCACCAGGAGGCGGCCGAGGAGGCCCGTGCCGCGTACGCCGGCCGCGCCCTCGTGCACGGCCCCGACCACCCCGACACCCTCGCCAGCGGCCACGAACTCGCCGTCGCCCTGCGGGGGGCGGGGCGCGACGCCGAGGCCTGCGCCGTGGCGGTGGACGTGCACCTGGCGCGAGAGCACGTGCTCGGTCCCCAGCACCCGGACACCCTGGCCACCGGGGGCCTGCTCACGCCGCCGAAGCGCCCCGGCGGGTGA
- a CDS encoding NUDIX domain-containing protein yields MTTLDYATYIASLPRVLAGAASVIRDRAGRVLLVEPNYREGWALPGGTVESDDGESPRQGARRETVEEIGLDIAPGGLLAVDWVPGTPDRPPLVAFLYDGGVLADDRFEAIRLQEEELLSWRLATREELPTYLPGPLAGRVLAALDALDAGTGAVELENGRRVG; encoded by the coding sequence GTGACCACTCTCGACTACGCCACGTACATCGCGAGCCTCCCCCGCGTGCTCGCCGGAGCCGCCAGCGTCATCCGCGACCGCGCCGGGCGCGTCCTGCTCGTGGAGCCCAACTACCGCGAGGGCTGGGCCCTTCCCGGCGGCACCGTCGAGTCGGACGACGGCGAGAGCCCGCGCCAGGGCGCGCGCCGCGAGACCGTCGAGGAGATCGGCCTGGACATCGCGCCCGGCGGGCTGCTCGCCGTGGACTGGGTGCCGGGCACGCCCGACCGGCCTCCGCTGGTGGCCTTCCTGTACGACGGCGGGGTGCTCGCCGACGACCGGTTCGAGGCGATCCGGCTCCAGGAGGAGGAACTGCTCTCGTGGCGCCTCGCCACCCGCGAGGAGCTGCCGACGTACCTCCCGGGACCGCTCGCGGGCCGGGTCCTCGCCGCGCTCGACGCGCTCGACGCGGGGACGGGTGCGGTGGAGCTGGAGAACGGGCGCCGGGTCGGCTGA
- a CDS encoding methylated-DNA--[protein]-cysteine S-methyltransferase, which translates to MHRQHIVVDSPYGPLTLVATDGTLSGLYMTEQRHRPAEETFGDRDPAPFGPATEQLQAYFAAELKEFDLPLRLDGTPFQRSVWQLLQEIPYGETRTYGELAAELGNPAASRAVGLANGKNPIGVIVPCHRVIGANGGLTGYGGGLDRKQRLLAFESGASENGSVLF; encoded by the coding sequence ATGCACCGACAGCACATCGTCGTCGACAGCCCCTACGGGCCGCTCACCCTCGTCGCCACCGACGGCACCCTCAGCGGTCTCTACATGACCGAGCAGCGCCACCGCCCCGCCGAGGAGACCTTCGGCGACCGCGACCCCGCCCCCTTCGGCCCGGCCACGGAGCAGCTTCAGGCCTACTTCGCCGCCGAGTTGAAGGAGTTCGACCTGCCGCTGCGCCTGGACGGCACCCCGTTCCAGCGCTCGGTGTGGCAGCTTCTCCAGGAGATCCCCTACGGCGAGACCCGCACCTACGGCGAACTCGCCGCGGAGCTCGGCAACCCCGCCGCCTCCCGCGCCGTCGGCCTGGCCAACGGCAAGAACCCCATCGGCGTCATCGTCCCCTGCCACCGCGTCATCGGCGCGAACGGCGGCCTCACCGGCTACGGCGGCGGCCTCGACCGCAAGCAGCGCCTCCTCGCCTTCGAGAGCGGAGCCTCCGAGAACGGGTCGGTCCTGTTCTGA
- a CDS encoding AlkA N-terminal domain-containing protein — MPPVTPTASRALEATAPAPAADPPEGPAAPGTRAVTGAAGTGRPGAAGAEKADCSGPGGTEGPDCSGPDGAQGADHPGPVGVRNADRPGPAAAQHPAAPLAAVRAAAPPGTYGDFERCVRAVQSKDARFDGWFFTAVLTTRIYCRPSCPVVPPKPENMSFYPSAAACQQAGFRACKRCRPDSSPGSPEWNQRADLVARAMRLIGDGVVDREGVPGLATRLGYSTRQVERQLLAELGAGPLALARAQRAQTARLLIETTALPMAQIAFGAGFSSIRTFNDTVREVFALAPGELRARAAKRSGGRRVTLGAGFSGGAGAGAGAGAGAGGGARGPAPDTVPGAPATISLRLPFRAPLHPDNLFGHLVATAVPGVEEWRDGAYRRTLRLPYGHGIVGLTPHPDHIGCRLALTDPRDLTLAISRCRRLLDLDADPVAVDGQLADDPLLAPLVAKAPGRRVPRTVDEAEFAVRAVLGQQVSTAAARTHAARLVTAHGEAVDDPEGGLTHLFPAPEALADLDPESLALPRSRRATLMTLVRHLADGTLQLGVENDWERARAQLAALPGFGPWTTEVIAMRALGDPDAFLPSDLGIRRAAQALGLPHTPAALTARAAAWRPWRAYAVQYLWATEDHAINYLPNGT; from the coding sequence ATGCCGCCCGTGACGCCCACCGCATCCCGAGCCCTCGAGGCCACCGCCCCCGCACCAGCAGCCGACCCGCCCGAGGGCCCGGCCGCCCCCGGCACGCGCGCGGTGACGGGGGCGGCCGGCACGGGGCGTCCCGGCGCGGCCGGGGCCGAGAAGGCCGACTGCTCCGGCCCGGGTGGGACCGAGGGGCCTGACTGCTCCGGCCCGGACGGAGCCCAGGGCGCCGACCACCCCGGCCCCGTCGGAGTCCGGAACGCCGACCGTCCGGGCCCGGCGGCCGCGCAGCACCCCGCCGCCCCCCTCGCCGCCGTCCGAGCCGCCGCGCCCCCAGGGACGTACGGGGACTTCGAGCGCTGTGTGCGGGCCGTGCAGTCCAAGGACGCCCGGTTCGACGGGTGGTTCTTCACCGCGGTCCTGACGACGCGCATCTACTGCCGTCCCAGCTGCCCGGTCGTGCCGCCCAAGCCCGAGAACATGAGCTTCTACCCGAGCGCCGCCGCCTGCCAGCAGGCCGGGTTCCGGGCCTGCAAGCGCTGCCGCCCCGACAGCAGCCCCGGCTCGCCCGAGTGGAACCAGCGGGCCGACCTCGTCGCCCGCGCCATGCGGCTCATCGGTGACGGCGTCGTCGACCGCGAGGGCGTCCCCGGCCTCGCCACCCGCCTCGGCTACAGCACCCGCCAGGTCGAGCGACAGCTCCTCGCCGAACTCGGCGCGGGCCCCCTCGCCCTCGCCCGCGCCCAGCGCGCCCAGACCGCCCGCCTGCTCATCGAGACCACCGCCCTGCCCATGGCCCAGATCGCCTTCGGCGCGGGCTTCTCCTCGATCCGTACGTTCAACGACACCGTCCGCGAGGTCTTCGCGCTCGCCCCCGGGGAGCTCCGGGCCCGGGCGGCGAAGCGGTCCGGGGGCAGGCGCGTGACCCTTGGCGCCGGTTTCAGTGGCGGTGCTGGTGCTGGTGCTGGTGCTGGTGCTGGTGCCGGCGGTGGTGCTCGCGGTCCTGCCCCTGACACCGTTCCCGGCGCCCCCGCCACCATCTCCCTCCGCCTCCCCTTCCGCGCCCCCCTCCACCCCGACAACCTCTTCGGCCACCTCGTCGCCACCGCCGTGCCCGGCGTGGAGGAGTGGCGCGACGGCGCCTACCGCCGCACCCTGCGCCTGCCCTACGGACACGGCATCGTGGGCCTCACCCCGCACCCCGACCACATCGGCTGCCGCCTCGCCCTCACCGACCCGCGCGACCTGACCCTCGCCATCAGCCGCTGCCGTCGCCTGCTCGACCTGGACGCCGACCCCGTCGCCGTCGACGGCCAACTGGCCGACGACCCGCTGCTCGCCCCGCTCGTCGCGAAGGCGCCGGGGCGGCGGGTGCCGCGCACCGTGGACGAGGCCGAGTTCGCCGTCCGCGCCGTCCTCGGCCAGCAGGTCTCCACGGCCGCCGCCCGCACCCACGCCGCCCGCCTCGTCACCGCCCACGGCGAGGCCGTCGACGACCCCGAGGGCGGCCTCACCCACCTCTTCCCCGCGCCGGAGGCCCTCGCCGACCTCGACCCGGAGTCGCTCGCGCTGCCCCGCAGCCGCCGCGCCACCCTGATGACGCTGGTGCGCCACCTCGCCGACGGCACCCTCCAGCTGGGCGTCGAGAACGACTGGGAGCGCGCCCGCGCCCAGCTCGCCGCCCTGCCCGGCTTCGGCCCCTGGACCACGGAGGTCATCGCGATGCGCGCCCTCGGCGACCCGGACGCCTTCCTGCCCTCCGACCTCGGCATCCGGCGCGCCGCCCAGGCACTCGGCCTGCCGCACACCCCCGCCGCCCTCACCGCGCGCGCCGCCGCCTGGCGCCCCTGGCGCGCCTACGCCGTCCAGTACCTGTGGGCCACCGAGGACCACGCCATCAACTACCTCCCGAACGGGACGTGA